A window from Triticum aestivum cultivar Chinese Spring chromosome 6D, IWGSC CS RefSeq v2.1, whole genome shotgun sequence encodes these proteins:
- the LOC123145133 gene encoding 39S ribosomal protein L18, mitochondrial, with product MAAVYPTTAALPTRHPPPSFLRPPSLSWSASITQHRIPLSPRLALSPPPAPNRRSFVVRAAWTRRSRGELDKSPNRKSWKQRTDMYMRPFLLNVFFSKRFVHAKVMHRGTSKVIAVATTNAKDLRTTLPSLIDDNACRTIGRLIAERSMDADVFAMAYEPKKNERIEGKLGIVIDTIKEYGIIFA from the coding sequence ATGGCCGCCGTTTACCCCACCACGGCCGCCCTCCCCACGCGccacccccctccttccttcctcagGCCGCCGTCCCTGTCGTGGTCCGCCTCCATCACCCAGCACCGCATCCCCTTGTCACCGCGCCTCGCTCTCTCGCCGCCACCGGCGCCCAATCGGCGGTCATTCGTGGTCCGAGCGGCGTGGACGCGGCGGTCGCGCGGCGAGTTGGACAAGAGCCCGAACCGCAAGTCGTGGAAGCAGCGCACGGACATGTACATGCGCCCGTTCCTGCTCAACGTCTTCTTCTCCAAGCGCTTCGTCCACGCCAAGGTCATGCACCGGGGCACCAGCAAGGTCATCGCCgtcgccaccaccaacgccaaggACCTCAGGACCACGCTGCCGTCCCTCATCGACGACAACGCCTGCCGGACCATCGGTCGCCTCATAGCCGAGAGGTCCATGGACGCCGACGTCTTCGCCATGGCGTACGAGCCCAAGAAGAACGAGAGGATCGAGGGGAAGCTCGGGATTGTCATCGACACCATTAAGGAGTATGGCATCATCTTTGCATAG